Genomic DNA from Myxococcus guangdongensis:
GCGGACGAGAGGAGTCGAAGTCTCGGCGGGATGGAAATGAAGACAGGGCGTCGGCGGGACCGTGGCACGCGGGCCGCACGGGGGGACGGGGGACGGCAGTCGAAGACTTTGAACGGGCGGCTCCGACATAGGGGGAGCCAGCCCTCGGGCTCCCCGAATCGTTGGGGGATGGTTCGGGAGCCTTTTCTTGTGGGAGCGCCCCTCTTTAAGGGGGGCAGCGGGAGCTCGGACTGTTGGGGGATGGTCCGAGCCCCATTCTTGATGCGGTACCGAGGGACAGAAGCAAGAAGGGCCCGGACCGTTGGGGGATGGTCCGGGCCCTTCGTTTCTTCAGCGGCGCGCGTGGGGCGCGCGGTGGCTCACGCCTTGTTCTTGGCGAGCGTGTCCTTGGCCACCTTCACCACGTTGTCCACGGTGAATCCGAACTTCTGCTGGAGCGCCTTGATGGGCGCGGACGCGCCGAAGCTGCGCATGGCGACGATGCCGCCCTGGAAGCCCACCCAGCGCTCCCACCCGAAGGCGGCGCCCTTCTCCACGGCGACGCGGGCGCGCACGCCCGGCGGCAGCACGCTGTCGCGGTACTCCTGCGACTGCTGCTCGAACAGCTCCCACGACGGCAGGCTCACCACGCGCGAGGCGATGCCCTCGGCGGTGAGCTTGTCGTGCGCGTCCAGGCACAGCTGCACCTCGCTGCCCGTGCCGATGAGCACCACCTCCGGCTTGCCGCCCGCCGCGTCCGCCAGCACGTAGCCGCCCTTGGCCACACCGGAGGCCGCGCCGTACTTCGAGCGGTCCAGCGTGGGCACCGCCTGGCGCGTGAGCACCAGCACCACGGGGTGGCTCTTCTGCTGGCCGATGACCCGCCACGCCTCGGTGACCTCGTTGGCGTCGCCGGGGCGCAGGACGATGAGGCCGGGAATCGCGCGCAGGCTGGCCAGCTGCTCCACGGGCTGGTGGGTGGGGCCGTCCTCGCCCAGGCCGATGGAGTCGTGGGTGAAGATGTGGAGCGCGGGCAGCTCCATCAGGGAGGACAGGCGGATGGCGGGGCGCTCGTACTCACTGAAGATGAGGAACGTGGCGCCGTAGCCGCGCACCTTGCTGAGGCACAGGCCGTTGACGATGGAGCCCATCGCGTGCTCGCGCACGCCGAAGTGGATGTTGCGGCCCTTGTACTCGCCGGGCTTCATGGACTCGGACGTGGTGATGTACGTCTTCGTGGACGGGTTCAGGTCGGCCGAGCCGCCCACCAGCCACGGGTAGTTCTTGGCGACGGCGTTGAGCACCTTGCCGCTGGACTCGCGGGTGGCCATGCCCTTGGCGTCGGCGGGGAACGTCGGCAGCTCGGAGTCCCAGCCCTTGGGCGTCTCACGGCGCTGCATGCGCGTCAGCTCATCGGCGAGCTCGGGGAACTGCTTCTGGTACTCGACGAAGCGCGCGTCCCACGCCTCGCGCAGCTGCTTGCCGCGGGCGCCCACGCGCTGCTGGAAGCGCTCGCGCACGCCGTCGGGGACCAGGAACTTCGCGTCCTCGGGCCAGCCGTAGTTGCGCTTGGTGCCCTTGATCTCCTCGTCCCCGAGCGGCTCGCCGTGGGCCTTGGAGGAGCCCTGGAGCTTGGGGGCGCCGTAGGCAATCTGGGTGGTGACGACGATGAGGGTGGGCTGGTTGTTGCGCAGCGTCTTGAAGGTGTGGAGCGCCTCACCCAGGACGGTGAGGTCATTGGCGTCGGGGACGTGGATGACGCGCCAGCCGTAGCCCTCGAAGCGCTTGCCCACGTCCTCGGTGAAGGCGAGGTCGGTGCTGCCGTCGATGGAGATGTGGTTGGAGTCGTAGAGCCAGCAGAGGTTGGAGAGCTTGAGGTGGCCGGCGATGGACGCGGCCTCCGAGGCGACACCTTCCATGAGGTCTCCGTCGCCGCAGATGGCGTAGACGTCATGGGTGAACATGTCGAAGCCGGGCTTGTTGAAGTGCTCGCCCATCCAGCGGCTGGCGATGGCCATGCCCACGCTGTTGGCGACGCCCTGGCCCAGGGGGCCGGTGGTGGTCTCCACGCCGCTGGTCCACCGGTATTCGGGGTGGCCGGGGGTGGACGAGTCGAGCTGGCGGAACTTCTGGATGTCCTCGAGCGAGACGCTGAGGGTGTCCTCGACCTTGTAGTCGCGGGTGACGCGCTTGACGCCGGCCAGGTGGAGCAGGGCGTACAGGAGCATGGACGCGTGGCCGTTGGAGAGGATGAAGCGGTCGCGGTCCGGCCAGATGGGGTGGGACGGGTCGTACCGGAGCTCCTGTTGCCAGAGCTGGTAGGCGACGGGGGCCAGGGACATGGGGGCCCCCGGGTGACCCGAGTGGGCTTGCTGGACCGCATCCATGGCCAGGGTGCGGATGGTGTTGATGCTCAGCAGGTCCTGCGTATCGGTGGTCATAAGGTCCTCGAGCTTCCGGCGAATCGTGGGGCGCACCATGCCGGAACTCGCGCCGGTGCGCCGCACGAAAGGACGCCGCCCGCCCGCTCGCCGTCCGGCAGTCCACGAGCCCCTGGATTTTCTGGCCCTTGAGAGGAGGCCCGACGGTTTGAGCCCCGCCCGTGTCACACGGGATGTGGCAGTGGGTGGGGCTGGCTCCGAGGAGGTCGCGCACGACGTTGTGTTGCGGTGTCGTGTGCACCCGTGGCTCAGGGCCTGGGTGGGACCGGTGTGACGGGCTCGAAGTCAACGCGCAGCGGAAGGAAGTACGCGGGATTCGAGCAGGTGCCGTGGAGGCAGAGGTGCACGTCCTGGTCCTTCCCCTTGGCGTCAGGAGTGGCCTTGAAGACCAGCACGTCGTTGGCCTGGACGTCGTTGGGCTCCTTCGCGAGTCGGAGCGCACCGGCGACGGTGAGCGGCCCCTTGTCCAGCGAGACGAGGATGGGGTTGCAGTCGAGCTTCGTGGAGTCCTCGGGTGAAGGTCTGCAGGTGATGTCCAGTGGGAGGTGCGCGGGGAGCGGTGCGGAGATGCGCCCGTACTTCTCGTAGAGGGCGAAGCGAGTCGCCGGGCAGCTCACTCGCACATCGATACGGCTCTTCCCATTGACGCAATCCGGGGGGCACTCGCCACCTTTACAGAGGCAGATCATGCCCCACTCATGCGTGGTGCTCTCCAGCTTGCCGACGCTCAGCTCCAGGACAGAGTCCTTGGGGGCCGTGAGCTCGCAGGGCACAGGGGGGATGCACTCGAGATAGGCGGGGAGGGGCTTTTGTTCCGCATTCGTAGTGGTCCGGGTCTCCAGGATGACACGCGCCTTCATGGGCCCGAACCACCTCACACCGGTCTTCTCGGGGATGAAGAGCCTCCGGGGCGGAGCCTCGCAAGCGAGGGTGAGCGTTGTCCTCGCGGGCTTGGAGGGCTGAGGAGACGTAATGCCGGGAGCGATGAAGTAGGGCTCGTTGGAGTTGCAGGACGCGAGCAGGGCGACGACGAGGAGCAGCCATCCCGCTCCAGGGCGAGGATGGGTTCGCATCACAGGGCCTTCTTGAAGAGCGGGAGGAGCTCGGGGACTGAAATCCCGACGAGCACGTAGCGTCCGCCATCTTCGGGGGCCCACGTGTAGCCGAAGTAGAAGGCGCGGAAGAGACTGACGCCCACTCCGATGCCCACGCGCGAGTTGGGGCCCTGGTCCTTCTCCTCGCTCTTCGTCGTGGGAGGTGGCTCGTTGGCCTCGTCCACGGGAGTGTTTCCTCCGCCGATGATGGAGACGGAAGGTGCGAGGGCGACGTAGTCGGCGAGATTCGGGTAGTCACGCGTATTGACGCTCAACGTGAATGGAAAGGTGACCGCGACCGCCGGGTTGCGGAGCTTCTTGTCGTTCACGGGAAAGGCGAAGGAGACGGGGATGCTGGAGGTCGCCTCGACGTCGCTGGCCGAAGCCTTCTGGGCGGCGGCGACGATCTCCGTGACGACAGGGAGCGTGGTGATGAGCCCCAGGTTGTAGACCCAGAAGGAGTCCTTGAAGACGACCATGTCCTCGTTGCCGAGCACGCGATAGATGACGCGAAAGGTGACGCGCTGGTTGAGGAAGTCCTTCCACGGGACCAGGAGCAGCCGGTTGCAGCCGTGGTGGAAGTCGAGGTCGATCTTGGCTCTGCGCGTCTTGCCGTCCTTGCCATCGGGAACCTCCAGCTCGAACACCCAGGGGTTGTTCATGAGCGCCGCCGGAGGGAGCTGGAGGCAGGTCGGACGATCGAGTGAGAGCGAGACATCGGAGTCCTGGTCGATGAGGTTCGCGAGACGCTCGACCGTTCCGCCGGACTCCTCGATGAGCATCAGGGAACCGGCGCTCTTGATGACCGAGAACTTGAAGTTGCTCACGACCTGGACGAGCACGTTGTCATAGGAGGGCTCATCGGTATCCGTGACGACGGTCCGACCGAAGCTTGAGAATCGGTTGTTGAGTTGCTCGACGATGCGGTCGGACAGCTCGCGCTTGTGCGCCTCACGCAGTCGGTCCGCGTTCTTCACTTTATCGGGGTCTCCCATCAAGAAAGTGGGCGACACTTGGGCAGCTTGGTTCTTCTCCTCCTTCTCCTCCTTCTCCTCCTTCTCCTCCTTCTGCTTGGGGGCGTTTGCCGCCTTCTTCGGTGACTCGTATGCGGCCCTCCAATCAGTCAAAGTGTTCGGGTTGGCTCCAGCAGAGGTTTTGCAATACGAGAAGAGAATGGGAATGCCTCCTTGGGTGAGGAGCCACCGGCGGCCCTCCAACTCCTTTCTGTCAGGGTCTCTCTCTTGGCCTGAGCCCTTGTCTTGGCCTGAGCCCTTGGTTGATGGTGGATTCGTCATGGGCCAGTTGGAGCTGCTTTCGGCCTGACCCGGCTTGGCGTGATGGAAGAGCTCCATCTCCTGCATGCAGAGGAAGTCGCTCGAGTAGATGGCCTGCAGTGAAATCTTGACGGCGACGACCGCGTCCGGCTGGTCATCTCCGCGCCAGCGCACCAGGGTGTGCTCACGCTCCGGCAGCTTCGCGATGTCTTCGGTGCGGACGACCGTGGTTGTCTGCTGTGAGCCGAGGTCCACGGTGAATCGAAGCCGGTTGAAGATCGAGGTCGCGCTCATCGAGACGCCATCCGGTTCGAACTGGACGATGAGCCGGTCGAGCGCATATCCCTCGCCGCCATCGGGAAGCAGGGCGTTCTCATTCAGCTTGAGTCGGATGACCTTGGCCGAACTGGAACCCGTGGTGGGCTCATAGATGGCGAAGAAGTCATAGGGGCGCGCGAACGCACCCGACGATAAGATGACGCACAACAGGAACAGCAATCCATTCGCGGTTCTCGCGCGATGCTCCATGGTGTCCCCCTCTTCGACTCGATGACGCAGTCAGCGTGGAGGGCCGTGGAAAGCCCTCTCATCGCAAGTGTGACTGCCATTGAGAGTGTCGCGCAAGAGGCAGACACTACGACTTCGGTACGATGGACTGGCATTTCTGGAATGCCAGTCCGAGGCGGAAATGACCTGACCCGAATGGGTCTGTACTCACCTACCGCCGCGCCATCGCGCCCTTCACCGTGCGACCCCGCGTCAAATGGGCCACGGCCTCACCCAGTCCCTCCACGGTGAGGGAGAACATCGGGAAGACGCGCGCGATGGTGGCGATGGAGCCCGTGCGCCACGCGCCCATGGGCTCGGGGTTGAGCCACACATTGCGCTCGAAGTGCTGGGCCAGCTGCATCAGCCACGTCAGCCCTTCCAGTCCGTCCGCCTTGTATCGCCCCTCCGCGTCCGTGCGGATGCCCAGCTCATACGGGGCCATGGAGGCATCGCCCACCATGATGAGCTTGTGATGTCTGCCCACCTGCGCCACCAGCTCCGGCACCGTCATGCCGCCGGTGAGCTGGGGCGTGGCGTAGAGCTTTCCGTAGACGCAGTTGTGGAAGTAATACGTTCGCAGTTCCTTGAAGTGCGTCGCCTGGCTGGCCACGGAGAACAGCCGGCTCATGGTGGCCGCGTACGGGTCCATGGAGCCGCCCACGTCCATCGCCAGCACCACGCGCGTGTTGGGCCTGCGCGGAGGACGCGTCACCACCTCCAGCTCGCCCGCGTTGCGCGCGGTGGCGGAGATGCTCTCGTCCACGTCCAGCTCTTCGGCCACGCCCTCGCGAGCGAACGCGCGCAGCTTGCGCAGCGCCACGGCCAGCTGCCGCGTGTCGAGCACCAGGTCATCGCGGTAGCCCGCGTACTTGCGAGCCCCCGCCTGCATCAGCGCCATGCCCTGCTTGCCGCCGGCCTTGCCGCCCACGCGCATGCCGCCGCGCGAGAACCCGTTGTTGCCGAACGGCGACGTGCCCCCGGTGCCAATCCACCGGTTGCCGCCGTCGTGGCGCTCCTTCTGCTCGCGCAAGCGCTCCTCGAACAGGCGGCGGATCTCCTCCGGGTCCAGCGCCTCGAGCAGCGCCTGCTCCTCGGGCGTGAGCTGGGGCCGCTCGCGCGCGTCCTCCAGCCACTGCATCAGCTCCTGTGTCAGCTCCAGGCCCGCGGTCTCCACGCCCTGGAAGTGCGCGAGGAACGCCTGGTCGAACGCATCCAGCTGCGTCTCCGAGTGCACGAGGAGCGCGCGGCCCACGTGGTAGAAGCCGTCGAGGCTGCTGTCGTGGAGCCCCGCCTTCAGCGCGCCGGCCAGGGCGAGCGCCTCCTGCGCGCCCACCTTCACGCCTCGTCGCCGCAGCTCGTAGAAGAATGGCAGGAACATGCCGTCTCCAGGCTCAGGCGCGCGTGCGCCGGCCGCGCCCGAAGGCCTCCGCCACGGAGACCAGGTCCTGCTCCTTCTTCAGGAGCGCCCCGAGGAACGGAAGCTGCTCATCCAGCTTCAAGTCCGTCACGCCCTGCGCCTTGAGCACGGTAATCCAGTCGATGAGCTCGCTGGTGGAGGGCCGCTTGCGCAGGCGGGAGAGGGCGCGCAGCTCGTAGAACACCTTGAGGGCCTGCTCCGCGAGCGCGGTGTCGAGCCCCGGGTGGTGCACGTCGACGATGCGGCGCATGAGCTCCGCGTCCGGGAAGTCGATGAAGTGGAACACGCACCGGCGCAGGAACGCGTCCGGCAGCTCCTTCTCGTTGTTGGACGTAATCACCACGATGGGGCGGTGCTTCGCGGCCACCTCGTCGTTGGTCTCGGTGACGCGGAAGCGCATCCGGTCCAGCTCGTGGAGCAAGTCATTGGGGAACTCCAGGTCCGCCTTGTCGACCTCGTCGATGAGCAGCACGACGCGCTCGGGGGACGCGAAGGCCTCGCCCAGGGGGCCCATGCGGATGTATCGCCGGATGTCCTTCACGTCGCCGTCACCGAAGCGCGAGTCATACAGGCGCTGCACGGTGTCGTAGACGTACAGGCCGTCCTGTGCGCGCGTGGTGCTCTTGACGTGCCAGGTGAGCAGCTTCAGTCCCAGGGCCTCGGCGATGGCCTCCGCGAGGAGCGTCTTGCCGGTACCCGGCTCACCCTTCACCAACAGGGGGCGCTGGAGCGTGAGGGCACAATTGACGGCGGCCTGCAGGCCCTCGTGGGTGAGGTAGGAGTCGGTGCCTCGGAAGCGGACGGGAGGAGGGGCCAAAGTCATGTTGGGCCTCCTTTAACACCCGGAGTGGCCGCGCGGGGGCCGGGGCCGCTCGCTCCCCCTCCCTCCAGGGTGAGTCAGACCCTTTGGTCAGGCTCGTTCGTATCCCCAGGAGGCCAAGGAATACGGTCCGCCGCGTTCTGGGTGGGTATCCGAGCCTGAGGAGGCACGTGTCGTGGGTCACCCGGTGGTGCTGACGGTGTTGTTGGTCTGGGCGCTCGCGTCGTTGGCGGGGGGCTGCCCCAGGGCGGGAGCCTCGCTGTTCGAGCTGCCGACGTCGGTGCGCAAGGTGGACCCGGTGACGCCGCGGCCCGAGCCATTGACCTGCGCCCAGGGCTGAAACTGTTTCAGGGAGACGTTTCAGCAGGCCCTGGAGTCGGAGGTTTTCGCTCGGAGCAGGACCTCCTGGAGGGGCCGGAGGCGAAAATCCGCTCGGAGACGACGCTTGGCGCGTGCCGTGCAGCGGATTTCCCGCCGAGAACCCAGGACGGCGTATATCCTCCCGTCACATGTCCATTGCGAATGAGCTTGGAGAGATGTTCCGGCGCGAGTTGCAGACTCAGCTCGTGCCCTTGCAGCAGGCGGTGAGCCGGTTGGAAGAGGGCCTCGAGGCCCTGGACATGCTGCGCTCGGTGACCTTCCGGCTGGCGCCGCTGACGAGCCGTCTGGGTGCGGTCGCTGGCGTGCGGCCGGTGGCGGCGCGGCAGTCGTCGGTGTTGCCGGCGCCCGCGGCGAAGCGGGGCCGCAAGCCGGGCCGTAAGCCGGCGGCGCAGGTGGAGTTGCCGTTGGTGGCGACGAAGGGCGCGGCGACGCGGGCCCGGGTGGCGGAGGGTTCTCGCTCGTGCGCCATCATCGGGTGCAAGCGTCCCAGCCGTTCCAAGGGCTACTGCTCGGCGCACTACCAGAAGCTGCGGCTGCTGATGCGCACGGACCG
This window encodes:
- the tkt gene encoding transketolase; the encoded protein is MTTDTQDLLSINTIRTLAMDAVQQAHSGHPGAPMSLAPVAYQLWQQELRYDPSHPIWPDRDRFILSNGHASMLLYALLHLAGVKRVTRDYKVEDTLSVSLEDIQKFRQLDSSTPGHPEYRWTSGVETTTGPLGQGVANSVGMAIASRWMGEHFNKPGFDMFTHDVYAICGDGDLMEGVASEAASIAGHLKLSNLCWLYDSNHISIDGSTDLAFTEDVGKRFEGYGWRVIHVPDANDLTVLGEALHTFKTLRNNQPTLIVVTTQIAYGAPKLQGSSKAHGEPLGDEEIKGTKRNYGWPEDAKFLVPDGVRERFQQRVGARGKQLREAWDARFVEYQKQFPELADELTRMQRRETPKGWDSELPTFPADAKGMATRESSGKVLNAVAKNYPWLVGGSADLNPSTKTYITTSESMKPGEYKGRNIHFGVREHAMGSIVNGLCLSKVRGYGATFLIFSEYERPAIRLSSLMELPALHIFTHDSIGLGEDGPTHQPVEQLASLRAIPGLIVLRPGDANEVTEAWRVIGQQKSHPVVLVLTRQAVPTLDRSKYGAASGVAKGGYVLADAAGGKPEVVLIGTGSEVQLCLDAHDKLTAEGIASRVVSLPSWELFEQQSQEYRDSVLPPGVRARVAVEKGAAFGWERWVGFQGGIVAMRSFGASAPIKALQQKFGFTVDNVVKVAKDTLAKNKA
- a CDS encoding vWA domain-containing protein, which codes for MFLPFFYELRRRGVKVGAQEALALAGALKAGLHDSSLDGFYHVGRALLVHSETQLDAFDQAFLAHFQGVETAGLELTQELMQWLEDARERPQLTPEEQALLEALDPEEIRRLFEERLREQKERHDGGNRWIGTGGTSPFGNNGFSRGGMRVGGKAGGKQGMALMQAGARKYAGYRDDLVLDTRQLAVALRKLRAFAREGVAEELDVDESISATARNAGELEVVTRPPRRPNTRVVLAMDVGGSMDPYAATMSRLFSVASQATHFKELRTYYFHNCVYGKLYATPQLTGGMTVPELVAQVGRHHKLIMVGDASMAPYELGIRTDAEGRYKADGLEGLTWLMQLAQHFERNVWLNPEPMGAWRTGSIATIARVFPMFSLTVEGLGEAVAHLTRGRTVKGAMARR
- a CDS encoding AAA family ATPase, whose translation is MTLAPPPVRFRGTDSYLTHEGLQAAVNCALTLQRPLLVKGEPGTGKTLLAEAIAEALGLKLLTWHVKSTTRAQDGLYVYDTVQRLYDSRFGDGDVKDIRRYIRMGPLGEAFASPERVVLLIDEVDKADLEFPNDLLHELDRMRFRVTETNDEVAAKHRPIVVITSNNEKELPDAFLRRCVFHFIDFPDAELMRRIVDVHHPGLDTALAEQALKVFYELRALSRLRKRPSTSELIDWITVLKAQGVTDLKLDEQLPFLGALLKKEQDLVSVAEAFGRGRRTRA
- a CDS encoding vegetative protein, with amino-acid sequence MSIANELGEMFRRELQTQLVPLQQAVSRLEEGLEALDMLRSVTFRLAPLTSRLGAVAGVRPVAARQSSVLPAPAAKRGRKPGRKPAAQVELPLVATKGAATRARVAEGSRSCAIIGCKRPSRSKGYCSAHYQKLRLLMRTDRRPTAWVDDAKPQSVQDVKLPRGRAASKALREAQPAKGKRGRKKGGRGAQASLV